Proteins encoded together in one Cherax quadricarinatus isolate ZL_2023a chromosome 68, ASM3850222v1, whole genome shotgun sequence window:
- the LOC128697616 gene encoding acanthoscurrin-2, which produces MNVLLIIVSVALMMGSCRAGRLYGGGLGGFGGGFGGGVGGGFGGHGGGFGGHGGGFGGGFGRRYYGGGAIIVPAIGGLVSSTTSYGFGGHGGYGGSLGGFGGSLGGIGHGGFIGGIGGHGGIGGHGLYGRRYGYGK; this is translated from the exons ATG AACGTGCTGCTGATCATCGTAAGTGTTGCCCTAATGATGGGCTCATGCAGAGCTGGTCGTCTCTACGGCGGAGGACTTGGTGGCTTTGGAGGCGGTTTCGGTGGCGGCGTTGGTGGCGGATTTGGAGGCCACGGTGGCGGCTTTGGAGGCCACGGTGGCGGCTTTGGAGGCGGATTTGGTAGACGTTACTACGGCGGAGGGGCAatcattgttccagccataggTGGTCTAGTTAGTTCAACAACTAGCTACGGCTTTGGAGGTCATGGAGGTTACGGTGGTTCTTTGGGAGGCTTTGGGGGATCACTAGGAGGTATTGGCCATGGAGGTTTCATCGGTGGTATTGGTGGCCATGGTGGTATCGGAGGCCATGGTTTGTACGGTAGGAGATATGGGTATGGAAAGTAA